In Flavobacterium sp. N1736, the following are encoded in one genomic region:
- a CDS encoding beta-ketoacyl-[acyl-carrier-protein] synthase family protein — protein MNKRVVITGLGVAAPNGVGIPAFTNALKNGLSGIKHDTQLQELQFSCQIAGKPEISEELKSQYFTDLELRGFNSTGILYGVIAGIEAWKNAGLPIENNNEPDWDNGTIFGSGTSGIDKFRESIYKIDELQVRRLGSTVVAQTMNSGVSAFLCGKLGLGNQVTTNSSACSTGTEAIIMAYDRIQSGQAKRILAGSTGDSGPYIWGGFDALRVCSSNYNDNPEQGSRPMSATAAGFVPGSGAGALVIEDLESALERGATIYAEILGGNVNSGGQRGSGSMTAPNSDAVQRCITAAIANAGISANDIDAINGHLTATTKDGLEIENWTKALNRNGNNFPYINSLKSMTGHCLSAAGSIESVASVLQLHEGFLFGNTNCEDLHPEITALIDTSKVPLKTLYTNPKIIAKASFGFGDVNACIVFKKYEN, from the coding sequence ATGAATAAACGTGTTGTGATAACAGGATTGGGTGTTGCTGCTCCAAACGGAGTTGGGATTCCTGCGTTTACTAATGCCTTAAAAAACGGATTATCGGGCATAAAACATGATACTCAATTGCAGGAATTACAATTTTCATGTCAAATAGCAGGAAAACCGGAAATATCCGAAGAACTTAAATCACAGTATTTTACAGATCTTGAATTACGCGGTTTTAATAGTACGGGTATTTTGTACGGTGTTATTGCCGGTATCGAAGCCTGGAAAAACGCCGGATTACCAATAGAAAACAATAACGAACCGGATTGGGATAACGGAACTATTTTTGGTTCGGGAACTTCGGGAATTGATAAATTTCGCGAAAGCATTTATAAAATAGACGAATTACAGGTTCGAAGATTGGGCAGTACCGTGGTGGCTCAAACCATGAACAGCGGTGTTAGTGCTTTTCTTTGCGGTAAATTGGGTCTTGGAAATCAGGTTACAACCAATTCATCGGCTTGTTCTACGGGTACAGAAGCTATTATAATGGCGTATGATCGTATTCAGTCCGGACAGGCAAAAAGAATTCTGGCAGGAAGTACCGGCGACAGCGGTCCATATATTTGGGGCGGTTTTGATGCTTTGCGCGTATGCAGTTCTAATTATAATGATAATCCGGAGCAAGGTTCGCGCCCAATGAGTGCTACTGCCGCAGGTTTTGTACCCGGAAGCGGCGCCGGAGCATTGGTTATTGAAGATTTAGAAAGTGCTCTGGAACGCGGTGCAACTATTTATGCCGAAATTTTAGGCGGTAACGTCAACTCTGGCGGACAGCGTGGCAGCGGAAGTATGACGGCACCAAACAGCGATGCTGTACAGCGATGTATTACTGCTGCAATTGCAAATGCAGGTATTTCGGCAAATGATATTGATGCTATAAACGGACATCTTACGGCTACAACAAAGGATGGTCTGGAAATCGAAAACTGGACAAAAGCGCTAAACAGAAACGGAAATAATTTTCCATACATCAATTCTCTAAAAAGTATGACGGGACATTGTCTGAGCGCTGCGGGAAGTATCGAAAGTGTCGCTTCGGTTTTACAGCTTCATGAAGGTTTTTTGTTTGGAAACACAAATTGCGAAGATCTTCATCCTGAAATTACCGCACTAATTGATACTTCAAAAGTGCCATTAAAAACCCTATATACAAATCCTAAAATAATCGCGAAGGCAAGTTTTGGTTTTGGTGATGTAAACGCTTGTATAGTATTTAAAAAATATGAAAACTAA
- a CDS encoding 4'-phosphopantetheinyl transferase superfamily protein, whose protein sequence is MIGNDVIDILQSRHESNWQRKGFIEKLFTIDEQLLITNSAEPEMMVWTLWSMKEAAYKVHNRQTKIREYIPKKLVCNITSQFSNSISGQVICGENVYFTKTVISKETIHTIAVCSLSDLQHVIEIENKGIIKDKNGIPYLSNMVSNTFQDVSVSHHGRFEKVVTLQ, encoded by the coding sequence ATGATAGGCAATGATGTGATCGATATTCTACAATCACGTCATGAAAGTAATTGGCAGCGAAAAGGTTTTATAGAAAAACTGTTTACAATTGATGAACAGTTACTTATAACAAATAGTGCTGAACCTGAAATGATGGTTTGGACGCTCTGGAGCATGAAAGAAGCTGCTTATAAAGTGCATAACAGGCAGACAAAAATCAGGGAATATATTCCTAAAAAACTGGTTTGCAATATAACTTCGCAATTCAGTAATTCTATTTCAGGTCAGGTAATTTGTGGTGAAAATGTCTATTTCACAAAAACAGTTATTTCTAAAGAAACAATTCATACGATTGCTGTTTGTAGTTTATCTGATTTACAGCATGTGATTGAAATTGAAAACAAAGGAATTATCAAAGACAAAAATGGTATTCCTTATTTATCGAATATGGTTTCAAACACCTTTCAGGATGTTTCGGTAAGTCATCACGGAAGATTTGAAAAAGTTGTTACGCTCCAATAA
- a CDS encoding 3-hydroxyacyl-ACP dehydratase FabZ family protein, which produces MELNEIIAQLPYSVPFLFVDELLHVDENGARGTYTFREDLDFYKGHFKDNPVTPGVILTETMAQIGMVCLGIFLLKDDVKKDTVVAFTSADIQFLKPVYPNEKVTVTSQKTFFRFGKLKCDVVMKNEAGQEVCKGIVAGMITTKL; this is translated from the coding sequence ATGGAATTGAACGAAATTATAGCGCAGCTGCCTTACAGCGTACCGTTTTTATTTGTAGACGAATTGCTTCATGTTGATGAAAATGGTGCAAGAGGAACGTATACTTTTAGGGAAGATTTAGATTTTTATAAAGGTCATTTTAAAGATAATCCTGTAACGCCGGGTGTAATTTTAACCGAAACCATGGCTCAGATTGGTATGGTTTGCCTTGGCATTTTTTTGCTAAAGGATGACGTAAAGAAAGATACTGTAGTTGCTTTTACATCAGCCGATATTCAGTTTTTAAAACCTGTTTATCCAAATGAAAAAGTAACCGTAACTTCTCAAAAAACATTTTTCAGGTTTGGTAAACTAAAATGTGATGTTGTAATGAAAAACGAAGCCGGACAAGAGGTCTGCAAAGGAATTGTTGCCGGAATGATTACTACAAAATTATGA
- a CDS encoding acyl carrier protein, which translates to MNKEELIAKLKEIIKPYTTNTEAYDNLTEETDFINDLSINSANLVDIVLDIEEAFDVVIDNTDMERMLDVKTAVEIIETKLAAK; encoded by the coding sequence ATGAATAAAGAAGAACTTATTGCGAAACTAAAGGAAATTATAAAACCTTATACAACAAATACAGAGGCTTACGATAATCTTACGGAAGAAACTGATTTTATTAATGATCTTAGTATTAATTCAGCCAATTTGGTTGACATTGTGCTTGATATTGAAGAAGCTTTTGATGTGGTAATTGACAACACGGATATGGAACGTATGCTTGATGTAAAAACTGCGGTGGAAATTATAGAAACCAAACTCGCCGCAAAATGA